A stretch of the Porites lutea chromosome 12, jaPorLute2.1, whole genome shotgun sequence genome encodes the following:
- the LOC140954048 gene encoding cytochrome P450 4B1-like isoform X1, protein MDAKVWFCNTFITPFLQLSVLSFSTWVVIFMSIFLAKLAHFLLTSFEMMQQSYSSVKNFDGPPSHWLKGHTDRATFDGNGLKFHVECATKYRTAYPLWFGPLRAALILCHPDTLKVVFSNHVPKEEFVYSLIVPFTGHSLTIVSGKRWQQMRKLLTPAFHADILKPYTKLFQESTRTLLDKWSRNPEKMECFEDLGLMALDSTLKCAFSFNSNCQTNLNHDAFTHSLAAVSKILIKRLITPILHPDWIFKWTHHGRDFYRNCAAAHQAAEEIIRRRRKTLQDKGNQMNSQGDQLNGRTRKLLDMVDILLAIRDEDGNGLTDEEIRAEVVTFFSAGQDTVAAGISWTLYNLALYPEHQLKCLEEVNEVYGKKQELEWEDLAHLQYVTLVIKESMRLYPPFPMFSRSLDKSYEIDGKLTPKGTWIMINAYALHHNPHVWKDPETFDPLRFMVENKEDRSPYAYIPFSAGPRNCIGMNFAMAEMRVAVAMILRRFKLSVTKENQVTSEDLFPEIFLRTKNGIHLTLSPRFQK, encoded by the exons ATGGATGCGAAAGTTTGGTTTTGCAACACTTTTATCACGCCCTTTTTACAACTATCAGTCTTGTCATTTTCCACATGGGTCGTAATTTTCATGTCAATATTTCTCGCGAAGCTTGCACACTTCCTACTGACAAGTTTTGAAATGATGCAGCAATCTTACAGCTCTGTTAAGAATTTTGATGGACCTCCGAGTCACTGGCTTAAAGGGCACACCGATCGG GCAACTTTTGATGGTAATGGCTTGAAATTTCATGTTGAGTGCGCTACAAAGTACAGAACAGCCTATCCCTTGTGGTTTGGCCCTCTCCGGGCAGCTCTGATCCTCTGCCATCCAGATACACTGAAAGTTGTGTTTTCCAATCATGTTCCAAAAGAGGAATTTGTCTACAGCCTTATTGTACCATTCACTG GACACAGCCTGACGATTGTCAGTGGGAAACGATGGCAGCAAATGAGAAAGCTTTTAACTCCTGCGTTTCACGCTGACATCTTGAAACCATATACAAAGTTGTTTCAGGAATCCACCAGAACATTACTG GACAAGTGGTCAAGAAACCCAGAAAAGATGGAATGTTTTGAGGATCTTGGTTTGATGGCTTTGGACTCGACACTCAAATGTGCCTTTAGCTTTAATAGCAACTGCCAAACAAACCT AAATCATGATGCATTTACTCACAGTCTCGCTGCAGTTTCCAAAATATTGATCAAACGACTAAT AACCCCTATTCTGCATCCAGACTGGATTTTTAAGTGGACTCATCATGGAAGAGACTTTTATCGGAACTGTGCAGCTGCTCATCAAGCCGCCGAGGAAATcattagaagaagaagaaaaactctTCAGGACAAA GGTAACCAGATGAATTCACAGGGAGACCAGCTGAATGGAAGGACAAGAAAACTTCTTGATATGGTTGATATTCTTCTTGCAATCAGG GATGAAGATGGAAACGGTCTAACTGATGAAGAAATACGAGCAGAGGTGGTAACGTTTTTCTCCGCTGGACAAGACACAGTTGCCGCCG GAATTTCGTGGACCCTCTACAATCTTGCTTTATACCCAGAGCATCAACTAAAATGTCTGGAGGAAGTCAATGAAGTTTACGGGAAAAAACAAGAATTAGAATG GGAAGACTTGGCTCATCTTCAGTACGTTACACTTGTGATCAAAGAAAGCATGAGACTTTATCCGCCATTTCCCATGTTTAGTCGCAGCTTAGACAAATCGTATGAGATCGACGGAAAATTAACACCAAAAG GAACGTGGATCATGATCAACGCTTACGCATTACATCACAATCCTCATGTATGGAAAGACCCTGAG ACCTTTGATCCGTTGCGGTTCATGGTGGAAAACAAAGAAGACAGGTCACCATATGCATATATACCATTTTCTGCTGGTCCAAG AAACTGTATTGGAATGAATTTTGCTATGGCTGAAATGAGGGTAGCCGTGGCAATGATTCTTAGAAG GTTTAAATTATCGGTAACTAAGGAAAACCAAGTAACATCAGAGGATTTGTTTCCAGAGATTTTTCTCCGCACAAAAAATGGGATTCACCTTACTCTGTCGCCACGGTTTCAGAAGTAG
- the LOC140954048 gene encoding cytochrome P450 4B1-like isoform X2 — protein MDAKVWFCNTFITPFLQLSVLSFSTWVVIFMSIFLAKLAHFLLTSFEMMQQSYSSVKNFDGPPSHWLKGHTDRATFDGNGLKFHVECATKYRTAYPLWFGPLRAALILCHPDTLKVVFSNHVPKEEFVYSLIVPFTGHSLTIVSGKRWQQMRKLLTPAFHADILKPYTKLFQESTRTLLDKWSRNPEKMECFEDLGLMALDSTLKCAFSFNSNCQTNLNHDAFTHSLAAVSKILIKRLITPILHPDWIFKWTHHGRDFYRNCAAAHQAAEEIIRRRRKTLQDKGNQMNSQGDQLNGRTRKLLDMVDILLAIRDEDGNGLTDEEIRAEVVTFFSAGQDTVAAGISWTLYNLALYPEHQLKCLEEVNEVYGKKQELEWEDLAHLQYVTLVIKESMRLYPPFPMFSRSLDKSYEIDGKLTPKGTWIMINAYALHHNPHVWKDPEKLYWNEFCYG, from the exons ATGGATGCGAAAGTTTGGTTTTGCAACACTTTTATCACGCCCTTTTTACAACTATCAGTCTTGTCATTTTCCACATGGGTCGTAATTTTCATGTCAATATTTCTCGCGAAGCTTGCACACTTCCTACTGACAAGTTTTGAAATGATGCAGCAATCTTACAGCTCTGTTAAGAATTTTGATGGACCTCCGAGTCACTGGCTTAAAGGGCACACCGATCGG GCAACTTTTGATGGTAATGGCTTGAAATTTCATGTTGAGTGCGCTACAAAGTACAGAACAGCCTATCCCTTGTGGTTTGGCCCTCTCCGGGCAGCTCTGATCCTCTGCCATCCAGATACACTGAAAGTTGTGTTTTCCAATCATGTTCCAAAAGAGGAATTTGTCTACAGCCTTATTGTACCATTCACTG GACACAGCCTGACGATTGTCAGTGGGAAACGATGGCAGCAAATGAGAAAGCTTTTAACTCCTGCGTTTCACGCTGACATCTTGAAACCATATACAAAGTTGTTTCAGGAATCCACCAGAACATTACTG GACAAGTGGTCAAGAAACCCAGAAAAGATGGAATGTTTTGAGGATCTTGGTTTGATGGCTTTGGACTCGACACTCAAATGTGCCTTTAGCTTTAATAGCAACTGCCAAACAAACCT AAATCATGATGCATTTACTCACAGTCTCGCTGCAGTTTCCAAAATATTGATCAAACGACTAAT AACCCCTATTCTGCATCCAGACTGGATTTTTAAGTGGACTCATCATGGAAGAGACTTTTATCGGAACTGTGCAGCTGCTCATCAAGCCGCCGAGGAAATcattagaagaagaagaaaaactctTCAGGACAAA GGTAACCAGATGAATTCACAGGGAGACCAGCTGAATGGAAGGACAAGAAAACTTCTTGATATGGTTGATATTCTTCTTGCAATCAGG GATGAAGATGGAAACGGTCTAACTGATGAAGAAATACGAGCAGAGGTGGTAACGTTTTTCTCCGCTGGACAAGACACAGTTGCCGCCG GAATTTCGTGGACCCTCTACAATCTTGCTTTATACCCAGAGCATCAACTAAAATGTCTGGAGGAAGTCAATGAAGTTTACGGGAAAAAACAAGAATTAGAATG GGAAGACTTGGCTCATCTTCAGTACGTTACACTTGTGATCAAAGAAAGCATGAGACTTTATCCGCCATTTCCCATGTTTAGTCGCAGCTTAGACAAATCGTATGAGATCGACGGAAAATTAACACCAAAAG GAACGTGGATCATGATCAACGCTTACGCATTACATCACAATCCTCATGTATGGAAAGACCCTGAG AAACTGTATTGGAATGAATTTTGCTATGGCTGA